A genomic region of Botrytis cinerea B05.10 chromosome 9, complete sequence contains the following coding sequences:
- the Bcdit1 gene encoding Bcdit1 encodes MTSAANSSMTVVCNDILNIVFDYALNKFDDTKDRHNAGKPKFLSVIEKFVSSGAPVEMCLPAFPFKSSNKVHKVFGILPDKAEEIALDRLNTMCLRIGEVYQPGAKCTIISDGLVYNDLLCVSDRDTWAYGEALRTMSINKGFNNIGFSRIQDFVNFPLPEKLDEITYVANATNFRLSMINRWGKANINIEDEIANNPDTKLTYLGYRRFLESDLRYIFPLGNSRSNTSYKKNVRYLAKQMLIRGYAFAGAVKYAFPNHLRLSIHQSTGDHKISMSLLNTKTGFTTPWHCSVALMADGEWVSAPMGDFKEDDNLEVIYEDGRPSYFKQNKHVLENRMEDKISATNLQTSNTFEDRSTRFIADNNTALEKCQQQPSVVVSILAI; translated from the exons ATGACATCTGCCGCTAATTCTTCCATGACGGTTGTATGCAACGACATCCTGAATATCGTCTTTGACTACGCTCTCAACAAATTCGATGACACAAAGGATCGACATAATGCGGGCAAGCCCAAGTTCTTGTCAGTCATCGAGAAATTTGTCAGCAGTGGAGCACCGGTGGAAATGTGCCTTCCGGCATTTCCCTTCAAGTCTTCAAACAAGGTCCATAAAGTTTTCGGCATTCTACCAGACAAAGCTGAAGAGATTGCTCTTGATCGACTGAACACGATGTGTTTGCGCATTGGAGAAGTGTATCAGCCCGGAGCTAAGTGCACAATCATTTCAGATGGTCTCGTTTATAATG ATCTACTATGTGTATCGGATCGCGATACATGGGCATACGGAGAAGCTTTACGTACAATGTCTATTAATAAGGGTTTTAATAACATTGGCTTCTCCAGAATTCAAGACTTTGTCAATTTTCCGTTGCCAGAAAAGCTAGACGAGATCACTTACGTGGCAAACGCCACCAACTTTCGTCTATCCATGATAAATAGATGGGGCAAAGCaaacatcaatatcgaaGATGAGATCGCCAACAACCCTGATACAAAGTTGACTTATCTGGGGTATCGAAGATTTCTTGAGTCGGATTTACGATATATTTTCCCCCTTGGCAATAGTCGAAGCAATACCAGTTACAAGAAAAATGTGAGATACCTCGCTAAACAGATGCTAATTCGAGGATAT gCCTTTGCTGGTGCGGTAAAATATGCTTTTCCAAACCATTTACGCCTTTCTATTCATCAGTCGACGGGTGATCACAAGATATCCATGAGTCTACTTAATACCAAGACTGGCTTTACTACCCCATGGCATTGTAGTGTTGCTTTGATGGCGGACGGGGAATGGGTAAGCGCTCCAATGGGGGATTTTAAGGAAGATGATAACTTGGAAGTTATCTACGAAGATGGTCGTCCTAGCTACTTCAAGCAGAACAAGCACGTGCTCGAGAACCGAATGGAGGATAAGATTTCAGCAACTAACCTTCAAACATCGAACACTTTTGAGGATCGCTCTACCAGATTCATTGCCGACAATAACACTGCTTTGGAGAAATGCCAGCAGCAACCCTCTGTAGTGGTATCTATATTAGCCATTTGA